Proteins found in one Brevibacillus brevis genomic segment:
- the secE gene encoding preprotein translocase subunit SecE, protein MVDATKSGGGKVGFLSRIGASFRRTGGFFSDVMSELKKVRWPNRKELTTYTLVVLVTVVLLAIFFFVVDLGISRLIDLILGT, encoded by the coding sequence GTGGCAAAGTGGGTTTTTTATCACGAATCGGAGCCAGTTTTCGCCGTACCGGTGGTTTTTTTAGTGACGTAATGTCCGAGCTAAAGAAAGTCCGTTGGCCCAACCGTAAAGAGTTAACAACCTATACGCTTGTTGTACTCGTTACGGTCGTGCTCCTTGCAATATTCTTCTTCGTCGTTGATTTGGGTATCTCGCGCTTGATCGATTTGATTCTAGGAACGTAA
- the nusG gene encoding transcription termination/antitermination protein NusG, with product MEKAWYVLHTYSGYENKVKANLEKRLESMGMEDKIFRVLVPTEEEVETKDGKKRTVTKKVFPGYVLVEMVMTDDSWYVVRNTPGVTGFVGSTGAGSKPTALRPEEADTILKQMGIEIPKIKVDFALRDMVRVTDGPFSNRTGEIIEIYPDRQKVRVLVDIFGRETPVELDFTQVQQLD from the coding sequence ATGGAAAAAGCATGGTATGTACTTCATACGTACTCAGGTTACGAAAACAAGGTAAAAGCAAATCTGGAGAAGCGACTCGAGTCGATGGGCATGGAAGACAAGATCTTTCGCGTTCTTGTTCCCACTGAAGAAGAGGTGGAAACCAAGGATGGTAAAAAGCGCACCGTCACGAAAAAAGTGTTTCCTGGATACGTCCTTGTTGAAATGGTGATGACGGACGACTCTTGGTATGTCGTGCGCAACACCCCTGGGGTTACCGGCTTTGTCGGATCCACGGGTGCTGGCTCTAAACCGACAGCGCTGCGTCCTGAAGAGGCCGATACGATTCTCAAGCAAATGGGAATCGAAATTCCCAAGATCAAAGTCGATTTTGCTCTCCGCGATATGGTGCGCGTCACAGATGGTCCGTTTTCCAATCGCACCGGGGAGATTATCGAGATTTACCCGGACAGGCAGAAGGTTCGCGTGTTGGTGGACATCTTCGGTCGCGAAACACCGGTAGAGCTAGACTTTACACAAGTTCAACAATTGGATTAG
- the rplK gene encoding 50S ribosomal protein L11, translating into MAKKVIRVIKLQIPAGKANPAPPVGPALGQAGVNIMGFCKEFNARTESEVGMIIPVEITVFEDRSFTFITKTPPAAVLLKKAAGIESGSGVPNKTKVATLKRDKVREIAELKRPDLNAASVEAAMRMVEGTARSMGIVIED; encoded by the coding sequence GTGGCTAAGAAGGTTATCCGCGTAATTAAATTACAAATCCCAGCAGGTAAAGCGAATCCTGCACCTCCAGTAGGTCCGGCTCTCGGTCAAGCTGGTGTAAACATCATGGGATTCTGTAAAGAATTCAATGCTCGCACTGAAAGCGAAGTAGGTATGATCATTCCGGTGGAAATCACCGTGTTTGAAGACCGTTCTTTCACTTTTATCACAAAAACTCCTCCAGCTGCAGTTCTGTTGAAGAAAGCTGCTGGTATCGAGTCCGGTTCTGGCGTACCAAACAAAACAAAGGTTGCTACGCTGAAGCGTGATAAAGTTCGTGAAATCGCAGAACTGAAGCGTCCTGACCTGAATGCTGCATCCGTAGAAGCGGCTATGCGCATGGTAGAAGGTACAGCTCGTTCTATGGGTATCGTAATCGAAGACTAA
- the rplA gene encoding 50S ribosomal protein L1, with amino-acid sequence MAKKGKKYQEAVKLVDKNKVYEVVEGVELVKKAATAKFDETVEAAFRLGVDPKRADQQIRGAVVLPHGTGKVQRVLVFAKGEKAKDAEAAGADFVGDADMIAKIQGGWFDFDVVVATPDMMGEVGKLGRVLGPKGLMPNPKTGTVTFDVTKAVNEIKAGKIEYRVDKAGNIHAPIGKASFDADKLVENLAALTEALNRAKPAAAKGVYMRNVTLSSTMGPGVRVAVK; translated from the coding sequence ATGGCGAAAAAAGGTAAGAAATATCAAGAGGCTGTAAAGCTCGTTGATAAAAACAAAGTTTACGAAGTAGTTGAAGGCGTTGAGCTGGTTAAAAAAGCAGCTACAGCTAAATTCGATGAAACTGTTGAAGCAGCTTTCCGTTTGGGCGTAGATCCTAAGCGTGCTGACCAACAAATTCGTGGCGCAGTTGTATTGCCACATGGTACTGGTAAAGTACAACGTGTTCTCGTATTCGCAAAAGGCGAAAAAGCGAAAGATGCAGAAGCAGCTGGCGCAGACTTCGTAGGCGATGCAGACATGATCGCGAAAATTCAAGGTGGCTGGTTCGACTTTGACGTTGTAGTAGCTACTCCTGATATGATGGGTGAAGTAGGTAAATTGGGTCGTGTACTCGGTCCAAAAGGCCTGATGCCAAACCCTAAGACCGGTACAGTTACTTTCGATGTAACCAAAGCGGTTAACGAAATCAAAGCAGGTAAAATTGAGTACCGTGTAGACAAAGCGGGTAACATCCACGCTCCTATCGGAAAAGCATCCTTCGATGCTGACAAACTGGTAGAAAACCTGGCTGCTCTGACTGAAGCACTGAACCGTGCGAAACCAGCTGCTGCTAAAGGTGTTTACATGAGAAACGTAACCCTGAGCTCCACTATGGGCCCTGGCGTACGCGTAGCTGTAAAATAA
- the rplJ gene encoding 50S ribosomal protein L10 has protein sequence MAEIRPTVIREEKVQAINEIATKLRESQTTVVADYRGLTVAQVTELRKQLREAGVEFQVLKNSLTRLATEKESLTELDQYLTGPNALAFSKEDIIAPAKVIAEFAKKNDKLEIKGGVIEGKVVDAEQIKALASLPNREGLLSMLLSVLQAPMRNVALAVKAVAEQKEGQGA, from the coding sequence ATGGCAGAAATTCGTCCAACCGTTATTCGTGAAGAAAAGGTACAAGCGATCAACGAAATCGCAACTAAACTTCGCGAAAGCCAAACTACAGTGGTAGCTGACTACCGCGGTCTGACAGTAGCACAAGTAACTGAGCTCCGTAAGCAATTGCGTGAAGCTGGTGTTGAGTTCCAGGTGTTGAAAAACTCCCTGACTCGTTTGGCTACTGAGAAGGAAAGCCTGACTGAACTGGATCAATATCTGACTGGACCAAACGCTCTGGCGTTCTCCAAAGAGGATATCATCGCTCCAGCGAAAGTTATCGCTGAATTCGCTAAGAAAAACGACAAGCTGGAAATCAAGGGTGGCGTTATCGAGGGTAAAGTAGTTGATGCTGAGCAAATTAAAGCTCTGGCTTCCCTGCCGAACCGCGAAGGTCTCTTGTCCATGCTTCTTTCCGTCCTGCAAGCTCCAATGCGCAACGTTGCACTGGCAGTCAAAGCAGTGGCAGAACAAAAAGAAGGTCAAGGCGCGTAA
- the rplL gene encoding 50S ribosomal protein L7/L12 gives MSKDQILEAIKGMSVLELNDLVKAIEEEFGVTAAAPVAVVAGGGAEAAAEQTEFTVNLVSGGASKINVIKVVRELTGLGLKEAKDLVDNAPKTLKEGVSKDEAEALKAKLEEAGAQVEVK, from the coding sequence ATGTCTAAAGACCAAATCTTGGAAGCCATTAAAGGCATGTCCGTTCTCGAACTGAACGATCTGGTAAAAGCAATTGAAGAAGAATTCGGCGTAACTGCTGCTGCTCCTGTAGCTGTAGTTGCTGGTGGCGGAGCAGAAGCTGCTGCTGAGCAAACTGAGTTCACTGTAAACCTGGTAAGCGGCGGCGCTTCCAAAATCAACGTAATCAAAGTTGTTCGCGAGCTGACTGGCTTGGGTCTGAAAGAAGCAAAAGACCTGGTAGACAACGCTCCAAAAACACTCAAAGAGGGCGTTTCCAAAGACGAAGCAGAAGCCCTCAAAGCAAAACTCGAAGAAGCTGGCGCTCAAGTAGAAGTAAAGTAA
- a CDS encoding class I SAM-dependent methyltransferase: MADHYYTNQPGAAHDEQQFTFKLRGNEFRFITDAGVFSRDRIDFGSVLLIENMEIDSHARVLDVGCGYGPMGLTAAKLADHGRVTMIDVNERAVNLARRNAEANGIKNVEVRVSDVYNGVQGEQFDVILTNPPIRAGKEIVHRIFVEGYDLLVEGGEMWVVIQKKQGAPSALKKLQETYREVIEVDREKGYHIFRAIK; encoded by the coding sequence GTGGCAGACCATTACTATACCAATCAACCGGGCGCTGCACATGATGAACAGCAATTTACGTTCAAGCTCCGTGGTAATGAATTTCGTTTCATAACGGATGCTGGCGTTTTTTCCCGAGACCGGATTGACTTTGGAAGTGTATTGCTCATCGAGAACATGGAGATCGACAGTCATGCGCGTGTGCTTGATGTGGGATGCGGGTATGGTCCGATGGGATTGACGGCTGCCAAGCTTGCTGATCATGGTCGGGTGACGATGATCGACGTGAACGAGCGTGCGGTTAACCTGGCTCGTCGTAATGCAGAAGCAAATGGTATTAAAAATGTTGAGGTTCGAGTGAGTGATGTCTACAACGGCGTACAAGGCGAGCAGTTTGATGTCATTCTGACCAATCCGCCTATTCGTGCGGGTAAGGAAATCGTTCATCGCATTTTTGTAGAAGGATACGACCTGTTAGTAGAAGGTGGAGAAATGTGGGTTGTCATTCAGAAGAAGCAAGGCGCCCCATCCGCATTGAAGAAGCTACAGGAAACGTACCGGGAAGTAATAGAGGTAGATCGGGAAAAAGGCTATCACATATTCAGGGCAATCAAATAA
- the rpoB gene encoding DNA-directed RNA polymerase subunit beta, protein MAGKVIQSGRHRQRRTYSRINEVLGLPNLIEIQQKSYQWFLDEGLREMFQDISPIQDFTGNLVLEFIDYSLGEPKYDVDESKERDVTYAAPLRVKVRLLNKETGEVKEQEVFMGDFPLMTETGTFIINGAERVIVSQLVRSPSVYYNTKVDKNGKQTFTATVIPNRGAWLELETDAKDVIYVRIDRTRKIPVTVLLRALGFGSDIEILNLLGEDEYIKNTLEKDNTDSTEKALIEIYERLRPGEPPTVENAKSLLISRFFDPKRYDLASVGRYKMNKKLHLKNRLYNQRLAETLVDTTTGEIFAEAGQMIDRRVLDRIVPALEGNIGFIDVRTHGGVLEDEAIHLQSINIFSPIEDGKIIKVIGNGNVDKSFKHITPADIVSAINYFMNLLHGVGSTDDIDHLGNRRLRSVGELLQNQFRIGLSRMERVVRERMSIQDQNQITPQALINIRPVIASLKEFFGSSQLSQFMDQTNPLAELTHKRRLSALGPGGLTRERAGFEVRDVHHSHYGRMCPIETPEGPNIGLINSLSSFARINDYGFIETPRRKVDPETGFVLTDISYLTADEEDVFNVAQANQPLDEDGRFVNDMVICRRKGEILSVPRDKVDFMDVSPKQVVSVATALIPFLENDDANRALMGSNMQRQAVPLLIPQAPFVGTGMEHKAAQDSGVAIVAKHPGQVERVTAREIWIRRYQEIDGRKVAGDLDKYKMHKFIRSNQGTCINQRPIVSTGDWIEKGDIIGDGPSTEKGELALGRNVIVAFMTWEGYNYEDAILLSEKLVKDDVYTSIHIEEYESEARDTKLGPEEITRDIPNVGEDALKNLDERGIIRVGAEIQDGDILVGKVTPKGVTELTAEERLLHAIFGEKAREVRDTSLRVPHGGSGIIVDVKVFTRENGDELPPGVNQLVRVYIAQKRKISVGDKMAGRHGNKGVIARIMAEEDMPFLPDGSPVEIVLNPLGVPSRMNIGQVLETHLGMAAKLLGIHVATPVFDGARQAEVFETLEEAGLDRDGKTILFDGRTGEPFDRRVTVGCVYMLKLAHLVDDKIHARSTGPYSLVTQQPLGGKAQFGGQRFGEMEVWALEAYGAAYTLQEILTVKSDDVVGRVKTYEAIVKGENVPEPGVPESFKVLIKELQSLGMDVKILSGDEQEIEMREMEDEDEGNGEKLNLVLEGGSLNDE, encoded by the coding sequence TTGGCAGGTAAAGTGATTCAAAGTGGCCGACACCGCCAGCGTCGTACGTATTCACGTATTAACGAAGTGCTGGGCCTTCCAAATCTCATCGAGATTCAACAAAAGTCCTACCAGTGGTTCCTTGATGAGGGGCTCCGTGAGATGTTCCAAGACATTTCGCCAATCCAGGACTTCACAGGTAATCTCGTGCTGGAGTTTATCGACTACAGCTTGGGAGAGCCGAAGTACGATGTTGACGAGTCGAAAGAACGTGACGTCACCTATGCGGCGCCTCTGCGTGTGAAGGTACGTTTGTTGAACAAAGAGACGGGAGAAGTGAAGGAACAAGAAGTATTCATGGGGGACTTCCCGCTCATGACCGAAACGGGAACCTTCATTATTAATGGTGCTGAGCGCGTTATTGTCAGCCAGCTTGTTCGTTCCCCCAGTGTATATTACAACACCAAAGTGGACAAAAACGGCAAGCAGACGTTTACAGCTACAGTAATCCCGAACCGGGGTGCTTGGCTGGAGCTGGAGACCGATGCGAAGGACGTTATTTATGTCCGCATCGACCGTACGCGAAAAATCCCGGTAACGGTTCTTTTGCGTGCGTTGGGCTTTGGTTCCGACATTGAGATTCTCAACTTGCTGGGTGAAGATGAATACATCAAGAACACGCTGGAAAAAGACAATACCGATTCTACGGAAAAAGCGCTCATTGAAATCTACGAGCGTCTTCGTCCGGGTGAGCCACCAACAGTCGAAAATGCGAAGAGCCTCTTGATCTCTCGTTTCTTCGACCCTAAGCGCTATGATTTGGCTTCTGTTGGTCGTTACAAAATGAACAAAAAGCTTCATTTGAAAAACCGTCTGTACAACCAACGTTTGGCTGAGACGCTGGTCGATACGACAACAGGTGAAATTTTTGCCGAAGCAGGTCAAATGATTGACCGTCGTGTCCTTGATCGCATCGTGCCAGCGCTGGAAGGAAACATCGGCTTTATCGATGTTCGTACGCATGGCGGTGTATTGGAAGATGAAGCGATTCATTTGCAATCTATCAATATTTTCTCTCCGATTGAGGATGGCAAGATCATCAAAGTAATCGGAAACGGAAATGTAGATAAGTCCTTCAAACATATTACGCCGGCGGATATCGTATCGGCGATCAACTATTTCATGAACCTCTTGCACGGTGTAGGTTCCACAGACGATATCGACCACTTGGGTAACCGTCGTCTGCGTTCCGTGGGTGAGCTTCTACAGAACCAATTCCGTATCGGTTTGTCCCGTATGGAACGTGTGGTTCGTGAGCGCATGTCCATCCAGGATCAAAACCAAATTACACCGCAAGCTCTCATTAACATCCGTCCAGTGATTGCATCACTGAAGGAGTTCTTTGGTAGCTCGCAGCTGTCTCAGTTCATGGATCAAACAAACCCATTGGCTGAGCTGACGCACAAACGCCGTCTGTCCGCACTCGGACCTGGTGGTTTGACGCGTGAGCGCGCGGGCTTCGAAGTGCGCGACGTTCACCATTCCCACTACGGTCGTATGTGTCCAATTGAGACGCCAGAGGGACCAAACATTGGTTTGATCAACTCCCTGTCGTCCTTTGCACGCATTAACGATTACGGATTCATTGAAACGCCTCGTCGTAAAGTAGATCCGGAAACGGGCTTCGTGTTGACTGATATCAGCTACTTGACTGCTGATGAGGAAGACGTGTTCAACGTGGCACAGGCGAATCAGCCACTTGATGAAGATGGTCGTTTCGTAAACGACATGGTAATCTGCCGTCGTAAAGGTGAGATCTTGAGCGTACCGCGCGACAAGGTAGACTTCATGGACGTATCTCCGAAGCAGGTTGTATCCGTAGCGACAGCGCTGATTCCGTTCCTCGAGAACGATGACGCCAACCGCGCACTGATGGGTTCAAACATGCAGCGGCAGGCCGTTCCGCTTTTGATTCCACAAGCACCGTTTGTCGGTACGGGTATGGAACATAAAGCAGCGCAAGACTCCGGCGTGGCGATCGTTGCCAAGCATCCGGGTCAAGTAGAGCGCGTAACGGCTCGCGAAATCTGGATTCGTCGTTACCAAGAAATCGACGGAAGAAAAGTTGCCGGCGATCTCGATAAATACAAAATGCACAAGTTTATCCGTTCCAACCAAGGTACCTGCATCAACCAGCGTCCAATTGTAAGCACTGGGGACTGGATTGAAAAAGGCGATATCATTGGGGACGGCCCATCCACTGAAAAAGGTGAATTGGCTCTCGGTCGTAACGTAATCGTTGCGTTTATGACGTGGGAAGGATACAACTACGAAGACGCGATTCTTCTGAGTGAAAAACTTGTAAAAGATGACGTGTATACGTCTATCCATATTGAAGAATACGAGTCCGAAGCTCGCGACACCAAGCTGGGTCCAGAGGAAATCACTCGCGATATTCCAAACGTTGGGGAAGATGCTCTGAAAAACCTGGACGAACGCGGTATCATCCGTGTTGGTGCGGAGATTCAGGACGGCGACATTCTCGTTGGTAAGGTTACACCTAAAGGGGTTACTGAGCTGACAGCAGAAGAACGCCTCCTGCATGCCATCTTCGGTGAAAAAGCTCGTGAAGTTCGTGATACATCCCTGCGCGTACCGCATGGTGGTTCCGGTATCATCGTAGACGTTAAAGTATTTACGCGTGAGAATGGCGACGAATTGCCACCAGGCGTAAACCAACTCGTTCGCGTTTACATCGCCCAAAAACGGAAAATCTCCGTGGGTGACAAAATGGCCGGTCGACATGGTAACAAAGGGGTTATCGCCCGCATCATGGCGGAAGAAGATATGCCGTTCCTGCCAGATGGCTCTCCAGTAGAGATCGTACTCAACCCGTTGGGCGTACCTTCGCGTATGAACATCGGTCAGGTATTGGAGACTCACTTGGGTATGGCGGCGAAGCTTCTGGGTATCCACGTAGCAACGCCGGTATTCGACGGTGCACGTCAGGCAGAAGTATTCGAAACGTTGGAAGAAGCAGGTCTGGATCGTGACGGAAAAACGATCTTGTTCGATGGTCGTACAGGTGAACCGTTTGACCGCCGTGTAACGGTAGGTTGCGTATACATGCTGAAACTGGCTCACTTGGTTGACGATAAAATCCATGCTCGTTCTACTGGTCCTTACTCTCTTGTTACGCAGCAGCCATTGGGTGGTAAAGCTCAATTCGGTGGACAGCGTTTCGGGGAGATGGAGGTTTGGGCATTGGAGGCATATGGTGCTGCCTACACCTTGCAAGAAATTCTCACTGTCAAGTCGGATGACGTCGTGGGCCGCGTGAAGACGTACGAAGCGATCGTTAAGGGCGAAAACGTTCCAGAACCAGGTGTTCCAGAGTCCTTCAAGGTATTGATCAAGGAACTCCAGAGCTTGGGTATGGACGTGAAGATTCTGTCCGGAGACGAGCAGGAGATTGAAATGCGTGAAATGGAAGACGAGGATGAAGGCAACGGTGAAAAACTGAACCTCGTTCTCGAAGGCGGAAGCTTGAACGACGAGTAA
- the rpoC gene encoding DNA-directed RNA polymerase subunit beta' has translation MIDVNNFEYMKIGLASPDKIRSWSFGEVKKPETINYRTLKPEKDGLFCERIFGPTKDWECHCGKYKRVRYKGVVCDRCGVEVTRAKVRRERMGHIELAAPVSHIWYFKGIPSRMGLVLDMSPRSLEEVIYFASYVVTDPGDTPLDKKQLLSEKEYRNYREKYGHSFQAMMGAEAIKRLLAEIDLDKDVETLKEDLKTAQGQRRNRAIKRLEVLEAFRNSGNHPDWMVLDVLPVIPPELRPMVQLDGGRFATSDLNDLYRRVINRNNRLKRLLELGAPDIIVQNEKRMLQEAVDALIDNGRRGRPVTGPGNRPLKSLSHMLKGKQGRFRQNLLGKRVDYSGRSVIVVGPNLKMYQCGLPKEMALELFKPFVMKELVSKGLAHNIKSAKRKVERVQPEVWDVLEDVIREHPVLLNRAPTLHRLGIQAFEPVLVEGRAIRLHPLVCTAYNADFDGDQMAVHVPLSAEAQAEARILMLAAQNILNPKDGKPVVTPSQDMVLGSYYLTLEREGDKGEGTIYRDPHDAIAAYQQGFISLHTRIALPAKRLNKTSFTERQENALLVTTVGKVIFNEIFPADLPFINAPTKANLQFMVPDECFIFDKGTNVSEFIKNLPDPGAVKKGFLGTIISECFRRFGTMKTSMILDRIKELGFTYSTKAGITIAVADIAVPGKKKDILDAADEKVATVMTQFRRGLITEDERYDRVISIWSKAKDEVTDVLMKSMDKFNAIFMMANSGARGNVSQITQLAGMRGLMANPSGRIIELPIKSNFREGLTVLEYFISTHGARKGLADTALRTADSGYLTRRLVDVAQDVIVRETDCGTDKGIRVTAIKDGKEEIEKLSDRLVGRTCFETLRHPETKEIIVHRNEEISEEVAEYIEKVGITDVYIRNVLACRTSHGVCKLCYGRNLATGAEVEVGEAVGIIAAQSIGEPGTQLTMRTFHTGGVAGDDITQGLPRIQELFEARNPKGQAVISEIDGEVVDIREGKDRREIEVRGEAENKVYAAPYGSRIKVSVGVKLNAGDELTEGSVDPKEMLKVRGMRGVSNYILQEVQKVYRMQGVEINDKHVEVMIRQMLRKLRVIDSGDTDLLPGSYVEVPEFEQANAKVLMEGRNPAVGRPVLLGITKASLETDSFLSAASFQETTRVLTDAAIKGKVDRLLGLKENVIIGKLVPAGTGMSRYRNVKVASQVDYEAELEAAKAEQEAVSVE, from the coding sequence GTGATTGACGTGAACAACTTCGAATATATGAAGATCGGCTTGGCTTCCCCCGATAAGATCCGTTCGTGGTCTTTCGGGGAAGTGAAGAAGCCAGAGACGATCAACTACCGCACACTGAAACCGGAAAAAGACGGCTTGTTCTGTGAACGCATCTTTGGACCGACCAAGGACTGGGAATGCCATTGCGGTAAATACAAGCGTGTTCGTTATAAAGGTGTAGTGTGCGACCGTTGTGGCGTGGAAGTGACCCGCGCCAAAGTACGGCGTGAGCGCATGGGGCACATTGAACTGGCTGCCCCAGTTTCTCACATCTGGTACTTCAAAGGGATTCCGAGCCGTATGGGCTTGGTGCTCGACATGTCCCCTCGTTCCCTGGAGGAAGTAATCTACTTTGCTTCTTACGTAGTAACCGATCCAGGTGACACTCCTCTCGATAAAAAGCAATTGCTCTCCGAAAAAGAGTATCGCAACTATCGTGAGAAATACGGCCACTCCTTCCAAGCGATGATGGGAGCAGAAGCGATCAAGCGCCTGCTTGCTGAAATCGATCTGGATAAAGACGTGGAAACGTTAAAAGAAGATTTGAAAACGGCACAAGGCCAGCGTCGCAACCGTGCGATCAAGCGTCTGGAAGTGCTCGAGGCATTCCGCAACTCCGGTAACCACCCGGATTGGATGGTTCTCGACGTACTGCCGGTTATCCCGCCAGAGCTTCGTCCAATGGTTCAGTTGGATGGTGGACGTTTTGCCACTTCCGACCTGAATGACCTGTACCGCCGTGTAATCAACCGTAATAACCGTCTGAAGCGCCTGCTCGAACTGGGTGCTCCTGACATTATCGTACAAAACGAGAAACGCATGCTGCAGGAAGCAGTAGACGCGCTCATCGACAACGGTCGTCGTGGACGTCCGGTAACAGGACCAGGTAACCGTCCTTTGAAATCTCTCAGCCACATGCTGAAAGGTAAACAAGGTCGTTTCCGTCAAAACCTGCTCGGTAAGCGTGTTGACTACTCCGGTCGTTCCGTTATCGTTGTAGGACCTAACCTGAAGATGTATCAGTGCGGTTTGCCTAAAGAAATGGCACTAGAGCTCTTCAAACCGTTCGTGATGAAAGAGCTGGTTTCCAAAGGCCTCGCTCACAACATCAAGAGCGCAAAGCGCAAGGTTGAGCGCGTTCAGCCAGAGGTATGGGACGTTCTCGAGGACGTTATTCGCGAGCATCCGGTACTGTTGAACCGTGCCCCCACCTTGCACCGTCTGGGTATCCAGGCGTTCGAACCAGTTCTGGTTGAAGGCCGTGCGATCCGTCTGCATCCACTCGTTTGTACAGCGTACAACGCGGACTTTGACGGTGACCAAATGGCGGTTCACGTTCCGTTGTCTGCTGAGGCACAAGCAGAAGCACGTATCCTCATGCTGGCAGCGCAGAACATCTTGAACCCGAAAGACGGTAAACCGGTAGTAACACCATCCCAGGACATGGTGCTTGGTTCCTACTACCTGACACTGGAACGTGAGGGCGACAAAGGCGAGGGTACGATCTATCGCGATCCTCACGATGCGATTGCCGCTTATCAGCAAGGCTTTATCAGCCTGCATACGCGCATTGCTCTGCCAGCGAAACGCCTGAACAAAACCAGCTTTACTGAACGTCAAGAGAACGCGCTTCTCGTAACGACAGTAGGGAAAGTGATCTTCAACGAGATATTCCCTGCAGATCTGCCGTTCATCAATGCACCCACCAAGGCTAACCTGCAATTTATGGTTCCAGACGAGTGCTTTATCTTTGATAAAGGTACAAATGTTTCAGAGTTCATCAAGAACCTGCCTGACCCGGGTGCAGTAAAGAAAGGCTTCTTGGGAACGATCATTTCCGAGTGCTTCCGTCGCTTCGGTACGATGAAAACGTCCATGATTCTTGACAGAATCAAGGAACTGGGCTTCACGTACTCGACAAAAGCAGGTATCACGATTGCCGTAGCGGACATTGCGGTACCAGGAAAGAAAAAAGACATCCTCGACGCAGCGGATGAAAAGGTTGCAACTGTCATGACGCAGTTCCGTCGCGGTTTGATCACCGAAGACGAGCGCTATGACCGCGTAATCTCCATCTGGTCCAAAGCGAAGGATGAAGTAACAGACGTTTTGATGAAGTCCATGGATAAGTTCAATGCGATCTTCATGATGGCGAACTCCGGTGCCCGTGGTAACGTATCCCAGATCACTCAGCTGGCTGGTATGCGCGGTCTGATGGCAAACCCATCCGGTCGAATCATCGAGTTGCCGATTAAATCCAACTTCCGTGAAGGTCTGACGGTTTTGGAGTACTTTATCTCCACGCACGGTGCGCGTAAAGGTCTCGCCGATACAGCCTTGCGTACAGCGGACTCGGGTTACCTGACTCGTCGTCTGGTAGACGTTGCCCAAGACGTGATTGTACGCGAAACCGATTGCGGAACAGATAAAGGTATCCGTGTAACAGCGATCAAGGATGGTAAAGAAGAAATCGAGAAGCTGTCTGACCGTCTGGTAGGACGTACTTGCTTCGAGACTTTGCGCCACCCTGAGACAAAAGAAATTATCGTGCACCGCAATGAGGAGATCTCTGAAGAGGTTGCCGAGTATATCGAAAAAGTTGGAATCACTGACGTTTACATCCGTAACGTACTTGCTTGCCGCACCAGCCATGGTGTTTGCAAACTGTGCTACGGACGCAACCTGGCAACAGGAGCCGAGGTGGAAGTGGGAGAAGCAGTTGGTATTATCGCTGCTCAGTCCATTGGTGAGCCGGGTACCCAGCTGACCATGCGTACCTTCCATACCGGTGGGGTTGCGGGAGACGATATTACCCAAGGTTTGCCGCGTATTCAGGAGTTGTTCGAAGCGCGTAATCCGAAAGGGCAAGCAGTCATCTCCGAAATTGATGGTGAAGTTGTTGATATTCGCGAAGGGAAAGATCGTCGCGAGATCGAAGTACGTGGAGAAGCGGAGAACAAAGTGTATGCAGCACCGTATGGCTCACGCATCAAGGTTTCTGTTGGTGTCAAGCTGAATGCTGGTGACGAGCTCACGGAAGGTTCCGTAGACCCGAAAGAAATGCTCAAAGTTCGTGGTATGCGCGGCGTTTCCAACTACATCTTGCAAGAGGTACAAAAAGTTTACCGTATGCAAGGGGTAGAAATTAACGACAAGCACGTAGAGGTAATGATTCGTCAGATGCTGCGCAAATTGCGCGTTATCGACAGCGGAGATACAGACCTCTTGCCAGGTTCCTATGTAGAGGTTCCTGAATTTGAGCAAGCGAACGCTAAAGTTCTCATGGAAGGCAGAAATCCAGCAGTGGGCCGTCCGGTTCTTCTGGGGATCACCAAAGCATCCCTCGAAACCGACTCCTTCCTGTCGGCAGCATCCTTCCAGGAAACGACTCGCGTTCTTACCGATGCAGCGATCAAAGGAAAAGTGGACCGCTTGCTAGGTTTGAAAGAGAACGTTATTATCGGGAAGCTGGTTCCAGCAGGTACCGGTATGTCACGTTACCGCAATGTAAAAGTTGCTAGTCAAGTAGATTACGAAGCAGAGCTGGAAGCAGCGAAAGCTGAGCAAGAAGCAGTTTCTGTAGAGTAA